One Ferrimicrobium sp. genomic window carries:
- a CDS encoding methyltransferase domain-containing protein has protein sequence MSLWSEFLTNEQRVVHKWTHYFPAYEAHFSRYVNRPVTMLELGCGDGGSLQLWKRYLGPRAQIIGVDFVDDSREFEEDQIAVRIGFQHDTEFLATIVEEFGRLDIVLDDASHVMKDTIESFRFLYPRMDKAGVYMVEDMHTSYWNEFGGGLRRDGTFIELSKSLIDELNADHTRGASEPTEFTKSTLSMHFYDSVVVFERGASVTKRPLKIGEGVYREDAWQQPDL, from the coding sequence TTGGTCGGAGTTTTTGACGAACGAGCAACGGGTCGTTCACAAATGGACGCATTACTTTCCGGCCTACGAGGCCCATTTCTCACGATATGTCAATCGTCCTGTTACGATGCTTGAGCTTGGCTGTGGAGATGGCGGATCCTTGCAGCTGTGGAAGCGTTACCTTGGACCAAGAGCCCAGATCATCGGGGTGGACTTTGTCGATGACTCCAGGGAGTTCGAAGAGGATCAGATCGCAGTTCGTATTGGTTTTCAACACGATACCGAGTTTCTTGCCACGATTGTTGAGGAGTTTGGGCGGTTAGACATAGTTCTCGATGATGCAAGTCACGTTATGAAGGACACGATTGAGAGCTTTCGCTTTCTATATCCAAGGATGGATAAGGCAGGAGTGTATATGGTAGAGGACATGCACACGTCATACTGGAATGAGTTTGGTGGTGGACTCAGACGTGATGGCACCTTTATTGAGCTTTCTAAGTCGCTCATAGACGAACTCAACGCCGACCATACGCGTGGTGCGAGCGAGCCAACCGAGTTTACGAAGTCGACGCTCTCGATGCACTTCTATGACAGCGTCGTGGTCTTTGAACGGGGAGCCTCGGTTACCAAGCGACCCTTGAAGATTGGCGAGGGAGTCTACCGGGAAGATGCATGGCAACAGCCAGATCTCTAA